A region of the Romboutsia hominis genome:
TATCATTATATTTAATTTTAACATAATAAAAAATACAATCAGTTATCGTATAAAAATAAATAATAAGATTAAATGATGAAACTAATAATAAGTTAAAAGGTAGATTTATAAATTTTATGTAAATCTCATTATATAACTTGGTAGAATATATTTTTTTAAAACAATAATAAATAATTTCAGGAGAAATAAGATATGGAAAAAAACTTTACAACTAGAACCGGTCTAATAATAGGACAAGAAGGTATAGAGAAACTAAAAAATTCAAATGTAATAGTATTTGGAGTTGGAGGAGTAGGTAGTTTTGCAGCAGAGGCTATAGCAAGAGCAGGAGTAGGAAATCTTACTATAGTAGACTTTGATGATGTAGATATAACTAATATAAATAGACAACTTCCAGCACTACACTCAACTGTAGGTAGAGATAAAGTTGATGTTATGAAAGAAAGGATACTTGATATAAATCCAGATATAAATATAAAAGCTATAAAAAGTTTATATAATGAAGAAACAAGTGAAGAACTATTAAGTGAAAAGTATGATTATGTAGTAGATGCAATAGATATGGTTAGTTCTAAAATACATTTAATAGAAACTTGCAAAAAGAAGGGACTTGAAATAATAAGTTCTATGGGAATGGGAAATAAATTAGATCCAACTAAAATAGTAGTTACAGATGTGCATAAAACAACTATGTGCCCATTAGCTAAGGTGATGAGAAAAGAACTAAGAGATAGAAAAATAAAAAAATTAAAGGTAGTATTTTCAACTGAAAAGCCAAGAGAGCTTAAAGAAAAAATAATGAATGGCAAAAAGGTTACACCAGGAAGTGTTTCATTTGTACCATCTGTTGGAGGTCTAGTTATAGCATCTGTTGTTATAAATGATTTAATAAATAAATAACATAAAAAAGAAGAATGCTTTGTGTTCTTCTTTTTTATTTTTTAAAAAGTTATATTTATAGGTGGTTACAAATAAGTAACTAATTGTTATAAGAAACTATAGTTGGTATAGTATATTTATCAAAATAAACAAAGGAGATAATGTAATGACTAGAATAATAAATACAGAAGAATTTGTTAATGAGGTAGAATTATCAAATGAAACAACAGTGGTAGATTTTTTTGCAACTTGGTGTGGACCATGTAAGATGTTATCACCAATATTTGAAGGATTAGAACAAGATATGAAAGAAGATGCAAAATTTTTAAAGGTTGATATAGATAAAAGTTTAGAATTAGCTAGACAATTTGAGATACATACTGTACCAACAGTTATAGTTTTTAAAGAAGGAAAAGAAGTAGATAGATTAGTAGGGTTTATACCAAAACAAAAATTAGAAGAAATTGTTAAATCACATATATAAATATAAGAAAGTAAGTAATATGAGATATGATATAGCAATAGTAGGTAGTGGATCAGCAGGTATGGCTGCTGCATTAAATGCTAAAATAAGAAATAAAAATAAAAGGTGAAGAAAAATATCTAGTAAAAGGTGTAGGATATTGTGAAACTTGTGATGCGGGATTATATAGAGATAAAGTAGTTGCAGTAGTAGGATACAATCATGAAGGAGAAGAAGATGCAAACTTCTTGAGTGAAATAGCTTCAAAGATATATTATATACCAATGTATAAATTAACTAATTCACTAGATTCATCTATAGAAATAATTAACGATAAACCTTTAGAAATAAAAGGAGAAAAAACAGTTAATAAATTAGTTCTAAAAAATACAGAACTATATGCAGATGGTATATTTATTATGGAGGATAGTGTATCGCCAAGTTATATGGTACCAGGGTTAGAAGTTGAAGGACCTCATATAAAAGCAGATAGAGAAATGAAAACTAATATAGAATGGTTATATGCAGCTGGAGATTGTGCAGGTAAGCCATATCAATATCTAAAGTCATCAGGAGAAGGTCAAATGGCGGTATCAAGTGCAATATCTCACTTAGACAAATTGAGAATAAACCAAATGAGTTTACAGAAATAATAAAAAACCTACGGTATAATTTACTTATCCATAGGTTTTTTTATTATTAAAAAAATTTAAATCGTTAAAAAATTTAAAGAGATAATATCTAAAATAAATTAAAGTAAAATTTAAAAGATTAAAATTGGACAAAATAGAAATAATACTATAACTTAATATATACAAAGATTTAATAAGGAGGACAAAAAATGTACAATATAAGTGATATGGTATATGATTGCCCCGTTGAAGCATTAGCTAGTATATTAGGTAAAAAATGGGTTGGGGGAATTATATGGGCTATACAAGATGATAAAGTAAGATTTGGTGATTTACAAAGGAAGATGAATAAATGTAGCAAGAAAATGCTAATCCAGCAGCTAGATTTATTAATAGAAAATAATATTATTATAAATGATAAAAAATTAATAAAAAATACTGTTGAATCTACGTATTATCTTAGCGAATCAGGGTTAGCACTTTTAAATGTAATGGCAAAAATGATAGAGTGGAGTAATCAACACATAACTTGTGAAGAATAAAATTGCATAGTTACTAAAAAGTAACTAATTGATATAAATATAATGTATTGTTATATTATTTATGGGTATTATATTCGTAGTTATTTTTAGTGTAGATAATGTCTCCATCACTATAAAAAACAATATCACCTAAAATGTCAGTTCTGTAAACTAGGGTATTTTTATTAGAAAGATTTTCTAATATATTTCTGTGAGGATGTCCATATTGATTTTTATAACCACAGGATATAACAGCTATATCTGGATTAACTTCATCTAAGAATAGATCACTACTTGAAGAGCTACTGCCGTGATGGCCTACCTTTAAAAAATCTATATCCTTAATATCAAATGAATTTATAATATCAATTTCATTTGGTTCTTCAGCATCACCAGTAAATAAAAATGATTTGTTCAGGTAAGATAGCTTAAATACTATAGAATTTAAATTGCTATCTTTTTGTATAAAAGAAGGACTTAACACTGATAAAATTATATTATCTTCTATATGCAAAGTATCATTTTTATACAGGTAATTTATAGATAGATTTTTATTAGAACATGCTGATATTAAGTTTGAGTAGGAAGTTGAATCATGCTTATATTCAGGCATATAAATAGATTTAACTTTGAAGTTATTAATTATGTTATCAAGACCACCGATATGGTCTGAATCATGGTGTGTAGCTATTAAATAGTCTATAACATCTACATTTTGTTTTTTGAGATATCTTTTGACTATGTTATCACTATCTTCGTCTCCACCGTCAATTAAGATATTTTTATTATATGGTGTTTGGATTAGAATGCTATCGCCTTGTCCAACATCGATAATATGAATTTCTAAATGAGAAACTTTGTCACAACCAGATAAAAGTGATATTATAATAAGTATTAGCGAGAAAATTATACTTCTCAAGTGATAAACCACCTCACTTAAATGTTTATTAAAAAATAATTTGGGTAATATAAGTTAATATTGATTATTATGTTAAGATTTTAAACAAAAAAATAAAGAAAAATTCAACTTTAGAGATTTTTAAAGTTATACATAGATAAAAATTATGAAAGTCAAGATTATACAGAAGATAGTAAACAGGAGGAAGTTATGTTTTTTAAAGAAATAGATATAAATGCAAAAAAGGAATTAGATCCATATTTTGATTTGGTAGACTATGAAGCATGTGAGTATTGTTTTGCTACATTATATATGTGGCAACATGTTTACAAAACAAGTTATTATACACAAGAAGATTTCGCAGTATTAGTTGGTGAATACGAAGGAGATAGTTTCTCTATATTACCATTAACTAAAAAAGAGAATTTAAACAAAGTTATAGATTTTGTTATAGAATATTTTGAAAAAGAAAATAAGAAAATATATTTAAGGGGTGTAACAAAAGAGGTAATAGAAGCACTTAAAGAAGATTTTAAAGATAGATTTGAATATATAGAAGAAAGAGATTTATTTGATTATATATATGAAGGAGAGAGCTTAAGAACTTTAGGGGGAAGAAAAAATCAAAAGAAGCGAAATCATATAAATTACTTCTTAAAGGAATATGAAGGAAGATTTGAATATAAGCTTTTAGATAAAGAAAACTTTGGGGAGTGTCTAAATTTACTAAAAGAGTGGAGTATAAATAAGGAAGAACACAATGAATTTGATGAAGGTATGGATGATGAGTTAATAGGAATAAAAAAAATATTTGATAGCTATGACATACTAAAAGATAGAGTAAAAATAGCTGGTATATATGTAGATGGAAAGTTAGAGGCATTTACAATAGGAGAACTTTTAAATAAAAACATGGCACTAGTTCATATAGAAAAAGCGAATCCAGATATAAGAGGTTTATATCCTTATATAAATCAACAATTTATAGTAAATGAATTTCCAGATGTAGAATTTGTAAATAGAGAAGAAGATATGGGTATAGAAGGCCTTAGAAAAGCTAAATTATCATATCACCCATGTAGATTTGTTGAAAAGTATACTGTTAGGGAGAAATAATATGAATATAAGATATGCCAAAGACAATGATATAGATAGTATAAAAGATATATGGAATTATTGTTTTAATGATGAAGAAGGTTTCGTAGATTACTACTTTAATTATAAATATAAAAATTATAATACAGTTGTCATAGAAGAAGATGAAAATATAGTTTCTTCTCTTCAACTAAATCAATATAAGTTAAAATTAAATAGCAAAATATACGATACATCATATGTTGTCGGAGTATCAACATTCCCAGAAGCAAGAGGGATGGGATATATGAAAAATATCATGGAATTTTCTCTTAATGAAATGTACAATAAAGGTCAATTTGTATCTATATTAATGCCTATTGATTATAGATTATATAGAAAATATGGATATGAACAATGTTACGATCAGATAGAATATAACTTAGATGTAGAAGAATTAAAGAGCTTTAAAATAAAAGGAAAGATGATAAAAGCAAAGGATTCTAATATTAAAGATTTAATAAATATAAGTAATTCTTTTCTTAAGGATACAAATGGAAATATAGAAAGAGATCAAGCATACTATGAAAACTTATTTAAAGAAGTAAAAAGTGAAAATGGTCATATATATATTCATGAAGATGAAAAAGCAAAAGGATATATAATATATTTTTTAAATGGAGATAATATGTTTGTAAGAGAAATATATTATAAAAATATAGATTCTCTAAAAACTATGCTTAAGTTTATATATAATCATAATACGCAATGTAAGAAAGTTACTATATCAGCTCCTATAAATGATAAGATAAGATTTATACTAGATAATCCTAAAACGTCAGACATAAAAATTAAGCCTTTTATGATGGGAAGAATAATAAATTTAAAAGGATATTTAGAAAGTTTAAATATAGAAAGTGACTTAAGCTTAAGTGCTAATATAGAAGTTGAAGATAAGTTTATAAAAGAAAATAATGGAATATTTAATATAAAATTAGAAAATAAAAAAATTTATGTTGAAAAAATACAATCTGAAGCTGATGTTAAATTTAACATAAACACAATAACTCAGTTAGGATTTTCATATATAGACATAGAAGATGCTTTAATTATAAATAATAATAAAGTTAGTGATAATGTTATAAAGCTGTTTAAAACTATATTTGATAAGAAAGATAATTATATAAATGAATATGTATAAAAGATGCTAAATTTTATATTAAATATATTTAATAGTATATAATAGATGGATTACTAAGGTTTAGATGGAATGAATTTGATAATAAAAAAATTACTTAGATATAAAAGCATAATCTTAGAATTATAGACAATATACCTATATCAGTGTGTAAATTGGGAAGATCTAATTATATAAAAGGAGCTGACTTTGTCAGCTCCTTTTTGATTTATATTGTTGTTTTATTAAATTTTATTCTTTGCTTATTTTAATTAAAGCTATATCCTCTTTATCTTGAGGCTGTGCATAAAAATATCCTTGTATAAATATATTATCACTATCTACATTTTTTATAATATTTACTTGCTCTTTATTTTCAACACCTTCTGCGATTATCTTAGTGCCAGATAATTTGCAAATTTTACTTAAAAATATTATAAGCTCATAATTAAAATTACCTTCTTTAATCTCATCTATAAAATATTTATCTATTTTAACAACATCAAAATCAAATTTAGATAATATATCTAGATTTGAATATTGAATACCAAAATCATCAGCAGCTATTTTTATATTTTTACTTTGCAAAAACTCCATTCCGCTTTTTATTTGTTTAAAGTCACCTGATTCTATATTTTCAACAATTTCAAAAACAATTTTTTTCGATTTAAAATCATTGTCATTATCAATTATATAATTAACTTTTTCTAAGAATTCTTTGCTCCTTATTTCATTGTATGATATATTTATAGAAATATAAAACTCCTCATTTTTTAAGTTTGTATTTAGCTTAAACCATTTATAATCTTCTAATACAGTTTTAAATATCCATATTGATAATTCTTCTGTCATATTACATTTTTCAATATCACTTATAAAAAAATAAGGAGAGATTATTTTTCCATCAGGGTTTATGTATCTAATTAAAGCTTCAAATCCTACAACTTTATCGTTTTTAGGATTAATTATAGGTTGATAATAAAGTTTATACCTATTTTTTGATAAGTTTTCCTTTATATTTTTTCTTAATTTATTTACCTTTATAGCTGGTATTATATGCTTTATCAATATAAATAAAACACATGTTGATGCTATAATAGATAAGGTTACTATTTCTTTTGAGTTTATACCTTTAAAAAAATAATTTAGATGTATTTTTTCCAATTCATTTTTTTCATGTTTAGTAGAGTTTTCTAGTGAGTTATCAATCTCTTCTATAATCCATTTACTATTTTTTGATGCTGTTATATATACAGGTCCTGGTGAAAATTCATAGATTTTTTTAAATCTACTTAATTTCTTTTGATTTACAGGAGCTATAATTGCTACTACAGATTTATCTTTTAGCATATCTATTATTTGATCTAAATTTTCTCCCCATACAAGTATTGGCTTTGTTCCTTTTCTTTTTAACTCATCCATTAACCATTTAGATTCATATTCACTTTTTATAAAAGCAACTTTCTTATTATTAAGAGATTTTATATCTTTATAATCTTTATTAACGTAAACTCCTAATAGTTCAGTACCTATAGTTTCTTTAGAATAAATAAGCTTATCTTTTCTTTCATTGGTGTAATGAAGTCCAATCATCATATCGATTTTATTTTCTTCTAAATCTTCAATTAAAGAAGGAATGTTACCTTTTACATATTTAACTTTTACTTTTTTATTTATAGGCAATTTTTTATTTATATTAAAAATAATCTTGTCTAAAATATCCTTGTAATAACCTTCTACTTTACCATTTGGTTTTATATTAAAATATGGATCTAAATCATACACTCCTACTTTTACAGTTCTATCTTTTTCATTGGCATATAAAGTATTGTAGCTTGATATAGTTATTAAAAATACTATAATTAAAATTAATATACTTTTAATTTTGTGTTTTCCCATAGTCAATAATCTCCTTTTGCCCTTAAAAATATAATTCATAAAGTAGTGACCATAAACTTGTATTTTACTTAATTTAACTATATAAAAATTCTTATATGCTTTACACCCATTTTAATTTACTCCATATTAAAAATTAATATCTATCAAGCCCTTTATATTTATTAAAATATATTTCTTACTAATCACCCTTTATTTACCTTATTTTACCTTATATTTATTTTAGCACTTTCATACAAAAATTTTCATATATTTTATTTATTTTGTAATTTAATTTCATATTTTAGTTATATTACAATAATATTGTCGATTTAAAAACTTTACTTGAAATTTCATTATTATAAATAAAAAATCACTGATAGATAGTTCAAAAATCATTTATTTATTTTTATTGAGAATGCTTGGTTTTAACCTATATTTTAGTATATTTTTTATGAGTACTAAATTTTATGTAATTTGAATCTATGTAAATATTAGAGGAAAGATGTATTTTCTTGGTTGAAGAATAGTCTGAAACTAACGGTAAGTAAATTAAGTATAAGTTAATTATAAGAAATTAGTTTATAAAATATAAAATTTGAATATAATCAAGATAAAAACCAGCAGGAGGAAAAATGAGAAGGCCGCTTCTTATAATATTTATATTAGTATTAATAGTGTCATACCCTATAACTAATATTTTTTGTGAAGATGTTTATGAAGATAAATCTAATATAAATTTAATAGGTATAGTTAAAGGGAAAAAAACAAAAGCGAAATACGATGAATATATAATAGATAAATTCTTAGTAAGAGATTATACCAAGAGAAAAAATATTATGGTTGGATTAAAAGTAAATGTAGATGGAAAATTTAATTCTCTAAATAGTATGAAGTTTGATGATTTTGATTATGGTAAGTACTTGAGAAGCAATGGATATGAAGGAGTAATAAATTTAAATGATTATAAAGTTATAGGTGAAAGTAAGATTTTTAAATATTTAGGAAGATTAAAAATATATATAAGAAGTACAACTAGATATTTATACAAAGTTAATTCTGATTTTATAAATTCTTTGATATTAGGTGAAAAATATGAAATGACTAGTGAGCAAAAAGAAGTTTTTTCAAGAACAGGAACAAGTCATATAATTGCTATATCAGGACTTCATACGGGGATTTTATGTGTTTTTATAGCAATTTTAATAGGCAAAATTAATAAATATTATAAATTAATAATACTTATATCTCTACTAACACTTTACTCTATGATGATTGATAAGTCACCATCTATAATTAGAGCTATATTTTTTACTGCTATATTATACTTATCCATATTTACTGATAGGAAGAGAGATGGTATAAGTACATTATCATTCATAGGCAT
Encoded here:
- a CDS encoding ThiF family adenylyltransferase, with product MEKNFTTRTGLIIGQEGIEKLKNSNVIVFGVGGVGSFAAEAIARAGVGNLTIVDFDDVDITNINRQLPALHSTVGRDKVDVMKERILDINPDINIKAIKSLYNEETSEELLSEKYDYVVDAIDMVSSKIHLIETCKKKGLEIISSMGMGNKLDPTKIVVTDVHKTTMCPLAKVMRKELRDRKIKKLKVVFSTEKPRELKEKIMNGKKVTPGSVSFVPSVGGLVIASVVINDLINK
- the trxA gene encoding thioredoxin, with amino-acid sequence MTRIINTEEFVNEVELSNETTVVDFFATWCGPCKMLSPIFEGLEQDMKEDAKFLKVDIDKSLELARQFEIHTVPTVIVFKEGKEVDRLVGFIPKQKLEEIVKSHI
- a CDS encoding FAD-binding protein encodes the protein MRYDIAIVGSGSAGMAAALNAKIRNKNKR
- a CDS encoding FAD-dependent oxidoreductase, yielding MYKLTNSLDSSIEIINDKPLEIKGEKTVNKLVLKNTELYADGIFIMEDSVSPSYMVPGLEVEGPHIKADREMKTNIEWLYAAGDCAGKPYQYLKSSGEGQMAVSSAISHLDKLRINQMSLQK
- a CDS encoding winged helix-turn-helix transcriptional regulator; the encoded protein is MYNISDMVYDCPVEALASILGKKWVGGIIWAIQDDKVRFGDLQRKMNKCSKKMLIQQLDLLIENNIIINDKKLIKNTVESTYYLSESGLALLNVMAKMIEWSNQHITCEE
- a CDS encoding ComEC/Rec2 family competence protein, whose translation is MRSIIFSLILIIISLLSGCDKVSHLEIHIIDVGQGDSILIQTPYNKNILIDGGDEDSDNIVKRYLKKQNVDVIDYLIATHHDSDHIGGLDNIINNFKVKSIYMPEYKHDSTSYSNLISACSNKNLSINYLYKNDTLHIEDNIILSVLSPSFIQKDSNLNSIVFKLSYLNKSFLFTGDAEEPNEIDIINSFDIKDIDFLKVGHHGSSSSSSDLFLDEVNPDIAVISCGYKNQYGHPHRNILENLSNKNTLVYRTDILGDIVFYSDGDIIYTKNNYEYNTHK
- a CDS encoding DUF2156 domain-containing protein, which encodes MFFKEIDINAKKELDPYFDLVDYEACEYCFATLYMWQHVYKTSYYTQEDFAVLVGEYEGDSFSILPLTKKENLNKVIDFVIEYFEKENKKIYLRGVTKEVIEALKEDFKDRFEYIEERDLFDYIYEGESLRTLGGRKNQKKRNHINYFLKEYEGRFEYKLLDKENFGECLNLLKEWSINKEEHNEFDEGMDDELIGIKKIFDSYDILKDRVKIAGIYVDGKLEAFTIGELLNKNMALVHIEKANPDIRGLYPYINQQFIVNEFPDVEFVNREEDMGIEGLRKAKLSYHPCRFVEKYTVREK
- a CDS encoding GNAT family N-acetyltransferase; its protein translation is MNIRYAKDNDIDSIKDIWNYCFNDEEGFVDYYFNYKYKNYNTVVIEEDENIVSSLQLNQYKLKLNSKIYDTSYVVGVSTFPEARGMGYMKNIMEFSLNEMYNKGQFVSILMPIDYRLYRKYGYEQCYDQIEYNLDVEELKSFKIKGKMIKAKDSNIKDLINISNSFLKDTNGNIERDQAYYENLFKEVKSENGHIYIHEDEKAKGYIIYFLNGDNMFVREIYYKNIDSLKTMLKFIYNHNTQCKKVTISAPINDKIRFILDNPKTSDIKIKPFMMGRIINLKGYLESLNIESDLSLSANIEVEDKFIKENNGIFNIKLENKKIYVEKIQSEADVKFNINTITQLGFSYIDIEDALIINNNKVSDNVIKLFKTIFDKKDNYINEYV
- a CDS encoding EAL domain-containing protein, whose protein sequence is MGKHKIKSILILIIVFLITISSYNTLYANEKDRTVKVGVYDLDPYFNIKPNGKVEGYYKDILDKIIFNINKKLPINKKVKVKYVKGNIPSLIEDLEENKIDMMIGLHYTNERKDKLIYSKETIGTELLGVYVNKDYKDIKSLNNKKVAFIKSEYESKWLMDELKRKGTKPILVWGENLDQIIDMLKDKSVVAIIAPVNQKKLSRFKKIYEFSPGPVYITASKNSKWIIEEIDNSLENSTKHEKNELEKIHLNYFFKGINSKEIVTLSIIASTCVLFILIKHIIPAIKVNKLRKNIKENLSKNRYKLYYQPIINPKNDKVVGFEALIRYINPDGKIISPYFFISDIEKCNMTEELSIWIFKTVLEDYKWFKLNTNLKNEEFYISINISYNEIRSKEFLEKVNYIIDNDNDFKSKKIVFEIVENIESGDFKQIKSGMEFLQSKNIKIAADDFGIQYSNLDILSKFDFDVVKIDKYFIDEIKEGNFNYELIIFLSKICKLSGTKIIAEGVENKEQVNIIKNVDSDNIFIQGYFYAQPQDKEDIALIKISKE
- a CDS encoding ComEC/Rec2 family competence protein gives rise to the protein MRRPLLIIFILVLIVSYPITNIFCEDVYEDKSNINLIGIVKGKKTKAKYDEYIIDKFLVRDYTKRKNIMVGLKVNVDGKFNSLNSMKFDDFDYGKYLRSNGYEGVINLNDYKVIGESKIFKYLGRLKIYIRSTTRYLYKVNSDFINSLILGEKYEMTSEQKEVFSRTGTSHIIAISGLHTGILCVFIAILIGKINKYYKLIILISLLTLYSMMIDKSPSIIRAIFFTAILYLSIFTDRKRDGISTLSFIGIFLVINNPYIIYNISFQLSFLSTLSIIYFYGYINKSINMSLVSITIASNILTLPIIYYNFSGIPISSIISNIIIVPFIGIIMYMSIVSVILFNVNMGISKLIAYFNNIIIDNIYYILNKISELDFLYLEIVNPNLIYVIIYYVVVFSYMIYREMKVMKEQANELQGYYRQY